One genomic window of Acidovorax radicis includes the following:
- a CDS encoding tetratricopeptide repeat protein, translating to MSEVPSSTPQDLLALAWQRFGEGDRANALRLARQSLAAQATPQAAAALGYFLFDANEPEAAAQVLTPALAQWPHHATAHWYMGLLCRQTSQTQPPHLALAAAYLRRACQLDASLHEAAVTLAWTLHDMGQLPEAAEWAQHALRASREPARLLLMGWLHQRQGQLEPAVPLYREAIATLPFDAPEQGRLHLHLAQCLVDLQRPREAQAALEAGLARLAFDPELTPALAWHHWGMGQRSAAIALARRQTEAHPDRTEAWYLLGVLQQASNNLVAADACFAEVQQRDLTHSDGLLRRAQIQAGWGHATDALWLLQQVLNQQPGLPAAQGLMAQVLIDLQRHQEARRLLMPMLREAPRQSELWRLLAVARLQGGHRAAGLRALERSLRLDADHVASLGTLGWILLEDGDLHRAQAVVQRLLRLRPDDVLVMCQAAFVLVAAGEIATAQALAQRAVAQAPADAEAWRALAAVRHRQRHLSEAQAAVEMALQLQPDRLDSLRQLGWILLADQRFAQAQLAFLRARSLRPEDPVCLLELSEAQLRGGAWAAGMETVDELLARQPDHAGAMLLKARLLTEGAHHFPDGHARALALCQRLLAAQERVGEAARVLVRLTGLGEAGAQTALALLAPSLRRALLQEAIAEASTRHGHAPLVRLANLAAQDFPHEPWAGWAALHSASLCEASQPEDLARLARLRYRELKLRAGMDLSPRSPAQPRKGARPRIGYVVSQLHVSLLRRALASHDAQAVEVFVFSNRPLPPLPGHIHCEPLDIDTLPSACAVHRIDVLIDTGGLHPFEGQMDLLRLYARRLAPLQVGWLGCWGTSGGLFDAYLTDFASIPPAHEARYEEALWRIEGGQWCWDPPVHAPPVGPLPALANGFVTFGVPTRGLRLNPASLQAWAQVLLATPGSSIRFIGELAHDWPQRTSVLATMREQGVDASRVAFDPTRSYEGLLAWFEGIDLLLDSFPSNGGLSLLDALWMGVPVVTLSGEWAGARQALSILAAMDLEHWTATDVPTYVQTACALVRDLPLLGQHRADLRSRMRGSPSVDGRRVAAQIERRCEAFVRSLTAEETGDDPKDRVRAQARRALHDWLDKDAILALPAPAANGEPPALSVIVVLYNQAGLTRKTLQALADQRGVSFETLIVDNASSDETAALLQRVRGAHIVSHGHNLGFLRAVNEAAQRARGRHVVLLNSDAILQEGALAAACARLDAEPAIGALGGRIVLTTGGLQEAGNRIFRDGSTVGMGRGEDPFSPAAMAGRAADYVSGVFLAVPMAVWRLLGGFDDRFAPAYFEDTDFCVRVWRAGFRVVYAPEVLLEHLEWGSAQGDEAPRQMRENQRHFLACHGEWLQHQPTPSPQPLDADRWRSPEDQPRRPRVLVIDNEVPHMFKGGGLPRARLMLQALRDWPVTFFPLWVAEDHWRDVYASLPPSTEVMLDHGTTPGLDRLEALLEQRRGLYDVLVVSRPPNLKALQPLRQRRPELFEPMRMVYDAEALFALREIAEAAVKGRPLSRAAAQARLAGEIGLANGTDHVFVVSDRDAALFRAAGHRVTLLSHATTLRRTAPGPAQRSGLLFVGAVHPDTPNEDGLVWFIEQVMPLLRERMALPPVLSVVGVNRSSRVSELAGPDVLLLGPQAQLEPLYDSARVFVAPVRYAGGVPAKVIEAASNGIPVVASSVLVRQLGWDEGIDIQAARDASAFADGIERLLRDDALWLRQQASAWVQCGARYNEERFGQALRHVLQGMQRDGNA from the coding sequence GTGAGCGAAGTCCCTTCTTCCACGCCGCAGGACCTGCTGGCCCTGGCATGGCAGCGCTTCGGGGAAGGGGATCGGGCAAATGCCCTGCGACTGGCTAGGCAATCGCTGGCCGCACAGGCCACCCCTCAGGCGGCCGCCGCGCTGGGCTACTTTCTGTTCGATGCCAACGAGCCCGAGGCCGCTGCGCAGGTGCTGACACCGGCGCTGGCGCAATGGCCCCACCACGCGACCGCGCACTGGTACATGGGCCTGCTGTGCCGCCAGACGTCGCAGACACAGCCCCCCCACTTGGCCCTGGCCGCTGCATACCTGCGCCGGGCCTGCCAGCTCGACGCCTCCTTGCATGAAGCCGCCGTCACGCTGGCCTGGACGCTGCACGACATGGGGCAGTTGCCGGAGGCCGCCGAATGGGCACAGCATGCGCTGCGGGCATCGCGCGAGCCCGCACGCCTGCTGCTCATGGGTTGGCTGCATCAGCGGCAAGGGCAGTTGGAGCCCGCCGTGCCCCTATACCGGGAGGCGATCGCTACCCTGCCTTTCGACGCGCCTGAACAAGGCCGTCTGCACCTGCATCTGGCACAGTGCCTGGTCGATCTCCAGCGCCCGCGCGAGGCCCAGGCAGCGCTGGAAGCGGGGCTGGCCAGGCTGGCGTTCGACCCCGAGCTGACGCCGGCGCTGGCTTGGCACCACTGGGGCATGGGCCAACGCTCTGCGGCCATCGCACTGGCGCGGCGCCAGACCGAGGCCCACCCGGACCGCACCGAGGCCTGGTACCTGCTGGGTGTGCTGCAACAAGCATCGAACAACCTGGTGGCCGCCGACGCCTGTTTTGCCGAAGTGCAGCAGCGCGACCTCACCCACTCCGATGGCTTGCTGCGCCGCGCACAGATTCAAGCCGGTTGGGGCCATGCGACCGATGCGCTCTGGTTGTTGCAGCAGGTGCTGAACCAGCAACCCGGGCTGCCCGCCGCCCAGGGCCTGATGGCGCAGGTGCTGATCGACCTGCAGCGCCACCAAGAAGCCCGTCGCCTGTTGATGCCCATGTTGCGCGAAGCGCCTCGGCAAAGCGAGCTGTGGCGCCTGCTGGCCGTGGCGCGCTTGCAGGGCGGGCACCGGGCGGCCGGGCTGCGCGCGCTGGAGCGGTCGCTGCGCCTCGACGCAGACCACGTGGCATCGCTGGGCACGCTGGGCTGGATCCTGCTGGAAGATGGCGATCTGCACCGCGCACAGGCCGTGGTGCAACGCCTGTTGCGGTTGCGGCCCGACGACGTGCTTGTGATGTGCCAGGCCGCGTTCGTGCTGGTGGCGGCCGGCGAGATCGCCACGGCCCAGGCGCTGGCCCAGCGCGCGGTGGCGCAAGCGCCAGCAGACGCAGAGGCCTGGCGGGCGCTGGCGGCGGTGCGCCACCGGCAGCGCCACCTGAGCGAGGCGCAAGCGGCGGTGGAGATGGCCTTGCAGTTGCAGCCGGACCGGCTGGACAGCCTGCGCCAGCTCGGCTGGATCCTGCTCGCAGACCAACGCTTCGCACAGGCCCAGCTGGCCTTTCTGCGCGCACGCTCGCTGCGGCCTGAAGACCCGGTGTGCCTGCTGGAGCTGTCCGAGGCACAGCTGCGCGGCGGCGCGTGGGCGGCAGGCATGGAGACCGTGGACGAACTGCTGGCGCGCCAGCCCGACCATGCGGGCGCCATGCTGCTCAAGGCCCGGCTGCTGACCGAAGGCGCGCACCATTTCCCTGACGGCCACGCGCGCGCCCTGGCCCTGTGCCAGCGCTTGCTGGCCGCACAGGAGCGCGTGGGCGAAGCGGCGCGGGTGCTGGTGCGGCTGACGGGACTGGGCGAGGCCGGGGCCCAGACCGCGCTGGCCTTGCTCGCGCCTTCGCTGCGGCGCGCCCTGCTGCAAGAGGCGATTGCGGAGGCATCTACCCGCCACGGGCACGCCCCCCTGGTGCGCCTGGCCAACCTGGCGGCGCAAGACTTCCCGCACGAACCCTGGGCCGGCTGGGCGGCGCTCCACAGCGCCTCCCTTTGCGAAGCCTCACAGCCCGAAGACCTTGCCCGCTTGGCGCGCCTGCGGTACCGCGAACTCAAGCTGCGCGCCGGCATGGACCTGAGCCCTCGCTCGCCCGCGCAGCCGCGCAAGGGCGCGCGGCCTCGCATCGGCTACGTGGTGAGCCAGTTGCATGTGAGCCTGCTGCGCCGGGCGCTGGCCAGCCACGACGCGCAAGCGGTGGAGGTGTTCGTGTTCAGCAACCGGCCACTGCCGCCGCTGCCGGGCCACATCCACTGCGAACCGCTGGACATCGACACCTTGCCTTCTGCCTGTGCGGTGCATCGCATCGATGTGCTGATCGACACCGGCGGCCTGCATCCCTTCGAAGGCCAGATGGACTTGCTGCGGCTGTATGCGCGCCGCCTGGCCCCGTTGCAGGTGGGCTGGCTGGGCTGCTGGGGTACATCAGGCGGGTTGTTCGATGCCTACCTGACCGACTTCGCTTCCATTCCTCCCGCGCACGAGGCCCGGTACGAAGAAGCGCTGTGGCGCATCGAGGGCGGCCAGTGGTGCTGGGACCCGCCGGTGCACGCGCCACCGGTGGGGCCGTTGCCGGCGCTGGCGAACGGTTTTGTCACCTTCGGCGTGCCCACGCGCGGCCTGCGGTTGAACCCGGCGAGCCTGCAGGCCTGGGCGCAGGTGCTGTTGGCGACGCCCGGGTCGAGCATCCGCTTCATTGGCGAACTGGCCCACGACTGGCCCCAGCGCACGAGTGTGCTGGCCACGATGCGTGAGCAAGGCGTGGACGCGTCGCGCGTGGCCTTTGACCCGACGCGCTCTTACGAAGGCCTGCTGGCGTGGTTTGAAGGCATCGACCTGCTGCTGGACAGCTTCCCCAGCAACGGCGGCCTGAGCCTGCTGGACGCGCTGTGGATGGGGGTGCCGGTGGTCACGCTGTCGGGCGAATGGGCCGGGGCACGGCAAGCGCTTTCCATCCTGGCGGCCATGGACCTAGAGCACTGGACCGCCACCGATGTGCCCACGTACGTGCAGACGGCGTGTGCGCTCGTCCGTGACCTGCCCTTGCTGGGCCAGCACCGCGCGGACCTGCGTTCCCGCATGCGGGGTTCACCGTCGGTGGATGGTCGGCGCGTGGCGGCCCAGATCGAGCGCCGGTGCGAGGCCTTCGTGCGCAGCCTGACCGCCGAAGAAACCGGTGACGACCCCAAGGACCGCGTGCGCGCCCAGGCCCGGCGCGCGCTGCACGACTGGCTGGACAAAGACGCGATCCTGGCATTGCCGGCGCCTGCAGCGAACGGGGAGCCACCGGCCCTGAGCGTGATCGTGGTGCTCTACAACCAGGCCGGCCTCACCCGCAAGACCTTGCAGGCCCTGGCCGACCAGCGCGGTGTGTCGTTCGAGACCCTCATCGTGGACAACGCATCCAGCGACGAAACCGCGGCCCTGCTGCAGCGGGTGCGGGGGGCGCACATCGTCTCCCACGGACACAACCTGGGCTTTCTGCGCGCCGTGAATGAGGCCGCCCAAAGGGCCCGAGGGCGCCATGTGGTGCTGCTCAACAGCGACGCCATTCTGCAGGAAGGCGCGCTGGCGGCTGCCTGCGCCCGGCTGGACGCGGAACCGGCCATTGGCGCACTGGGCGGGCGCATCGTGCTCACCACCGGAGGCCTGCAGGAGGCCGGCAACCGCATCTTCCGAGACGGCTCCACCGTGGGCATGGGCCGGGGCGAAGACCCGTTCTCACCGGCCGCCATGGCCGGTCGCGCGGCGGACTATGTGTCGGGCGTGTTCCTGGCCGTGCCCATGGCCGTGTGGCGCCTGCTGGGCGGGTTCGACGACCGCTTTGCACCGGCCTACTTTGAGGACACCGACTTCTGCGTGCGCGTGTGGCGCGCCGGCTTTCGCGTGGTGTACGCGCCGGAAGTGCTGCTGGAGCACCTGGAATGGGGCAGCGCCCAGGGCGACGAAGCGCCGCGCCAGATGCGCGAGAACCAGCGGCATTTCCTGGCGTGCCACGGCGAATGGCTGCAACACCAGCCGACGCCCTCGCCGCAGCCGCTGGACGCTGACCGCTGGCGTTCACCGGAAGACCAGCCGCGCCGCCCGCGCGTGCTCGTCATCGACAACGAAGTGCCGCACATGTTCAAGGGCGGCGGCCTGCCCCGCGCGCGGCTGATGCTGCAGGCGCTGCGCGACTGGCCGGTGACCTTCTTCCCGCTGTGGGTGGCCGAAGACCACTGGCGGGACGTGTACGCATCGCTGCCGCCCAGCACCGAGGTGATGCTGGACCATGGCACAACCCCTGGGCTGGACCGACTGGAAGCTTTACTGGAACAACGCCGGGGCCTGTACGACGTGCTGGTGGTCAGCCGCCCGCCCAACCTGAAGGCGCTGCAGCCGCTGCGCCAGCGCAGGCCGGAGCTGTTCGAGCCCATGCGCATGGTCTACGACGCCGAAGCGTTGTTCGCCCTGCGCGAGATCGCAGAGGCGGCCGTGAAGGGCAGGCCGCTGAGCCGCGCGGCGGCCCAGGCGCGGCTGGCCGGCGAGATCGGCCTGGCCAACGGCACCGACCATGTGTTCGTGGTGTCGGACCGCGACGCGGCCCTGTTCCGCGCCGCCGGCCACCGCGTCACCCTGCTGAGCCACGCCACCACCTTGCGCCGCACTGCGCCCGGGCCGGCGCAGCGCAGTGGCCTGCTGTTCGTGGGCGCGGTGCACCCCGACACGCCGAACGAAGACGGCCTGGTGTGGTTCATCGAACAGGTGATGCCCTTGCTGCGCGAGCGCATGGCGCTCCCGCCGGTGCTTTCGGTGGTGGGGGTGAACCGGTCCAGCCGGGTGAGCGAACTGGCCGGGCCGGACGTACTCCTGCTGGGACCCCAAGCCCAGTTGGAGCCGCTGTACGACAGCGCCCGCGTGTTCGTGGCGCCGGTGCGTTACGCCGGCGGCGTGCCGGCCAAGGTGATCGAAGCGGCGTCGAACGGCATTCCGGTGGTGGCCTCTTCCGTGCTGGTGCGGCAGCTCGGCTGGGACGAAGGCATCGACATCCAGGCGGCGCGCGACGCCAGCGCATTCGCCGACGGCATCGAGCGCCTGTTGCGCGACGACGCGCTCTGGTTGCGGCAGCAGGCGTCGGCCTGGGTGCAGTGCGGCGCCCGCTACAACGAAGAGCGCTTTGGACAGGCGCTGCGGCACGTGCTGCAAGGCATGCAGCGAGACGGCAATGCGTGA
- a CDS encoding class I SAM-dependent methyltransferase, whose amino-acid sequence MREPSIEHPARRHPLEVKALTRYRWLVRLGQHQAALECLWDALAQEPNLPEVHVTLARLRWPGADYRFWLSWFHEQLAPRTYLEIGVEKGESLALASPATRVIGVDPSPLGDPLSRCQGIARLYRMKSAAFFAAVPADSGLAPEGFDLAFIDGDHHFEAVLDDFIAAERFAAPGAVVLLHDTLPLSASTASRERRTGFYTSDGWKIVPCLKGLRPDLRIVTVPTAPAGLTVVTGLDPASRVLSERLPLIHQAYAALPTKQALAAPGAMFSLGLNDPRWMADWLHRVDCARGP is encoded by the coding sequence ATGCGTGAACCAAGCATCGAGCACCCAGCCAGGCGCCACCCGCTGGAGGTGAAGGCCCTGACCCGCTACCGCTGGCTGGTGCGGCTGGGCCAGCACCAGGCCGCGCTGGAATGCCTGTGGGACGCGCTGGCCCAGGAGCCCAACCTGCCAGAGGTACATGTGACCCTGGCAAGGCTGCGCTGGCCGGGGGCCGACTACCGCTTCTGGCTCTCCTGGTTCCACGAGCAGCTCGCACCCCGCACCTACCTGGAGATCGGTGTGGAAAAGGGCGAGTCGCTGGCGCTGGCCTCACCAGCGACAAGGGTGATCGGCGTTGATCCATCGCCGCTGGGCGATCCTCTGAGCCGCTGCCAGGGCATTGCCCGGCTGTATCGCATGAAGAGCGCAGCCTTCTTCGCTGCGGTGCCGGCTGACAGTGGGCTGGCGCCCGAAGGTTTCGACCTAGCGTTCATCGACGGTGACCACCATTTTGAAGCAGTGCTCGATGACTTCATCGCGGCCGAGCGCTTCGCTGCCCCGGGCGCAGTGGTGCTGCTGCACGACACCCTGCCCTTGAGCGCATCGACCGCGAGCCGCGAGCGCCGCACCGGCTTCTACACCTCCGACGGCTGGAAGATCGTGCCCTGCCTCAAGGGCCTGCGCCCGGACCTGCGCATCGTGACCGTGCCCACCGCGCCGGCCGGTCTCACGGTGGTGACCGGGCTCGATCCCGCCAGCCGCGTGCTGAGCGAGCGCTTGCCACTCATCCACCAGGCCTACGCCGCCCTGCCCACCAAACAGGCGCTGGCGGCCCCCGGTGCCATGTTCTCGCTCGGCCTCAACGACCCGCGCTGGATGGCCGACTGGCTCCACCGCGTTGACTGCGCGCGCGGGCCATGA
- a CDS encoding class I SAM-dependent methyltransferase — translation MSPVPSSTALDQDLAAHLDSAWGDPATWLAHGLQWLHLDAVREHIQEQVTGDAAVSPLEWFFQTVGAAQPLPLRRVLVLGCGQGTVERQVARAGWANEIVAIDLSAKVLAVARANAAADGLAIQYLQADMNHLPLGQPGFEPASFDAVLGVSSVHHCADLEHLYASLHRLLVPTGWLFLDEYVGPDRFQFPDHQVRFLNQLLDLLPGHLRSLYDGRVKGNLSRPTVEAVVAIDPSEAVRSSQVLPLLGRHFDVLQRRPYGGAILRVLLSDIAQNFQDAAARPWLQALLGAEEELFRTGRLQRDMACVMARARSQRGGASRPSSAGR, via the coding sequence ATGTCACCTGTTCCATCTTCCACCGCCCTGGACCAGGACCTGGCCGCCCATCTGGACTCTGCCTGGGGCGACCCTGCCACCTGGTTGGCCCATGGCCTGCAATGGCTGCACCTGGATGCCGTGCGTGAGCACATCCAGGAGCAGGTGACAGGCGATGCGGCGGTGTCGCCACTGGAATGGTTTTTTCAGACCGTGGGTGCCGCACAGCCCCTGCCGCTGCGGCGCGTGCTGGTGCTGGGTTGCGGGCAGGGCACGGTGGAACGCCAGGTGGCGCGTGCCGGCTGGGCCAATGAGATCGTGGCCATCGACCTCTCGGCCAAGGTGCTGGCCGTGGCGCGGGCGAACGCCGCCGCCGATGGCCTGGCCATCCAGTACCTGCAGGCGGACATGAACCACCTGCCGCTGGGGCAGCCCGGTTTCGAGCCCGCCAGTTTCGACGCAGTGCTGGGGGTCTCCAGCGTGCACCACTGTGCCGACCTGGAGCACCTCTACGCCAGCCTGCACCGCTTGCTGGTACCGACGGGCTGGTTGTTTCTGGACGAGTACGTGGGCCCCGACCGCTTCCAGTTCCCCGACCACCAGGTGCGCTTCTTGAACCAGTTGCTGGACCTCCTGCCCGGGCATCTGCGCTCTCTTTACGACGGCCGGGTGAAGGGTAACCTCAGCCGTCCCACGGTGGAAGCGGTGGTGGCCATCGATCCCAGCGAGGCGGTGCGTTCGTCGCAAGTGCTGCCCCTGCTGGGCCGGCATTTTGACGTGCTGCAGCGCCGGCCCTACGGCGGCGCCATCCTGCGGGTGCTGTTGTCCGACATCGCGCAGAACTTCCAGGACGCCGCCGCCAGGCCCTGGTTGCAGGCGCTGCTGGGCGCCGAAGAAGAACTGTTCCGCACCGGGCGCCTGCAGCGCGACATGGCGTGTGTCATGGCCCGCGCGCGCAGTCAACGCGGTGGAGCCAGTCGGCCATCCAGCGCGGGTCGTTGA
- a CDS encoding class I SAM-dependent methyltransferase translates to MPEPTTERFPPGHYYSALPDLQAVRDNEARLFGPMPRALPGIDMQEAAQQALLERFAGYYPDIPFTDQPSPGLRYHYQNPAYGYSDAIMLHCMLRHLAPRRVVEVGSGHSSCVTLDTIEHFLDHPVHTTFIDPYPALLQSVMHPGDEARTTVLGQPLQDVPVEVFQALGENDVLFIDSTHVSKVGSDVNRLLFDIFPLLAPGVAIHLHDIFYPFEYPKEWILEGRAWNEAYLVRAFLQDNARFQVLLMNTYMSHFHRSFFEQHMPLCLRNEGASLWLRKTG, encoded by the coding sequence ATGCCCGAGCCCACCACCGAACGGTTTCCCCCTGGCCACTACTACTCGGCCCTGCCCGACCTGCAAGCCGTGCGCGACAACGAGGCCCGGTTGTTCGGCCCCATGCCGCGCGCGCTGCCCGGCATCGACATGCAGGAAGCCGCACAACAGGCGCTGCTGGAACGCTTTGCCGGCTACTACCCGGACATCCCCTTCACCGACCAGCCCAGCCCCGGGCTTCGCTACCACTACCAGAACCCGGCTTACGGTTACTCCGACGCGATCATGCTGCACTGCATGCTGCGCCACCTTGCGCCCCGGCGGGTGGTGGAAGTGGGGTCGGGCCATTCGTCGTGCGTCACGCTGGACACCATCGAACACTTCCTGGACCACCCCGTCCACACCACCTTCATCGACCCCTACCCGGCCTTGCTGCAATCGGTGATGCACCCCGGGGACGAGGCCCGCACCACGGTGCTGGGCCAGCCCTTGCAGGACGTGCCGGTGGAGGTGTTCCAGGCGCTGGGCGAGAACGACGTGCTGTTCATCGACTCCACCCACGTCAGCAAGGTGGGCAGCGACGTAAATCGCCTGCTGTTCGACATCTTTCCCCTGCTGGCGCCCGGCGTGGCGATCCACCTGCACGACATCTTCTACCCCTTCGAATACCCGAAGGAATGGATCCTGGAAGGCCGGGCCTGGAACGAGGCCTACCTGGTGCGCGCCTTCCTGCAAGACAACGCGCGCTTCCAGGTGCTGCTCATGAACACCTACATGTCGCACTTCCACCGCAGCTTCTTCGAGCAGCACATGCCGCTGTGCCTGCGCAACGAGGGTGCCAGCCTGTGGTTGCGCAAGACGGGCTGA
- a CDS encoding methyltransferase domain-containing protein, which translates to MHPSAMHNGALFFETYLASHAQATVLDIGSQDVNGSLRALASPGMNYVGLDFAAGPGVDLVLDDPYHLPLADGSVDAVVSSSCFEHIEMFWLMFNEVLRVLKPEGLFYLNAPSNGEFHRYPADCWRFYPDAGEALVRWGVRSGWQPALLESFTTHQQRDIWNDFVAVFVKDAACVGQHPARMLDRLERYMNGRRHGVEGILCLQAASEDGAKLAQLTGHAKPQA; encoded by the coding sequence ATGCACCCGAGCGCCATGCACAACGGTGCCCTGTTTTTCGAGACCTACCTGGCCAGCCACGCGCAGGCCACGGTGCTGGACATCGGCTCGCAGGACGTCAATGGTTCCCTGCGCGCGCTGGCCTCGCCCGGCATGAACTACGTGGGGCTGGACTTCGCGGCCGGGCCGGGTGTGGACCTGGTGCTGGACGACCCCTACCACCTGCCTCTCGCCGACGGCAGCGTGGATGCGGTGGTCAGCAGCTCGTGCTTTGAGCACATCGAGATGTTCTGGCTCATGTTCAACGAAGTGCTGCGCGTGCTCAAGCCCGAAGGGCTGTTCTACCTGAACGCGCCCAGCAACGGCGAGTTCCACCGCTACCCGGCGGACTGCTGGCGCTTCTACCCGGACGCTGGCGAGGCCTTGGTGCGCTGGGGCGTTCGCTCAGGGTGGCAGCCGGCCCTGCTGGAGTCGTTCACCACCCACCAGCAGCGCGACATCTGGAACGACTTCGTGGCGGTGTTCGTGAAGGACGCGGCCTGTGTGGGGCAGCACCCGGCGCGCATGCTCGACCGGCTGGAGCGCTACATGAATGGCCGCAGGCACGGCGTGGAAGGTATCCTGTGCCTGCAGGCAGCCAGCGAAGACGGGGCCAAACTCGCGCAGCTCACCGGCCACGCCAAGCCCCAGGCCTGA
- a CDS encoding class I SAM-dependent methyltransferase: protein MDIHQAEIQLAGAKHLRWLPEGVVVSDDGLLISGWALTVWDRQDRMRFLINGVAFDKLDWPLESAYLTATFPDMPHAQASRFFAWHQRRPDRELFPNGFARFNVTGPLGEHRLSYRTAWYLADPATEPGMPTPAQIERVIGKPDEQAYRLGGATIVQRVEALLLERFDRPLASFQAILDWGCGAGRLCRYLTARSSVVTGIDIDPDNVAACVRLLPQGRFLQVDLMPPTPFPAAAFDLVVGLSVLTHLDEPVQDAWLAELQRITRPQALLLLSVQGLAQMSLYRAPPEMALVAHEKGILDNGANAQLTEVLADQTYYRDVMHSRDYIMTRWAKWFDVLDIIEGMAGNQDLVLLRRRAD, encoded by the coding sequence ATGGACATACACCAAGCAGAGATTCAGTTGGCGGGAGCAAAGCACCTGCGATGGCTGCCGGAGGGAGTTGTCGTTTCCGACGACGGTTTGTTGATCTCCGGATGGGCTCTGACGGTCTGGGACCGCCAGGACCGGATGCGCTTTCTGATCAATGGCGTTGCCTTCGACAAGCTTGACTGGCCCCTGGAATCCGCCTACCTCACCGCGACGTTCCCCGACATGCCGCACGCGCAGGCTTCCCGCTTCTTTGCCTGGCACCAGCGAAGGCCTGACCGCGAGCTGTTCCCCAACGGTTTTGCGCGCTTCAATGTGACCGGCCCACTGGGCGAGCACCGCTTGTCGTACCGTACGGCCTGGTACCTCGCAGACCCGGCCACCGAGCCTGGCATGCCCACACCGGCGCAGATCGAACGCGTGATCGGCAAGCCGGACGAACAGGCCTACCGGCTTGGCGGTGCCACCATCGTCCAGCGGGTGGAAGCGCTGCTGCTGGAGCGATTCGACCGGCCGCTCGCTTCCTTCCAGGCCATCCTGGACTGGGGTTGCGGTGCCGGGCGGCTTTGCCGCTACCTCACTGCGCGGTCGTCAGTGGTCACCGGCATCGACATCGACCCGGACAACGTGGCGGCGTGTGTGCGCCTGCTGCCGCAGGGCCGTTTCCTGCAGGTGGACCTGATGCCGCCCACGCCCTTCCCGGCGGCGGCGTTCGACCTGGTGGTGGGCCTGTCGGTGCTCACCCACCTGGACGAACCCGTGCAGGACGCGTGGCTGGCCGAGCTGCAGCGCATCACCCGCCCGCAAGCTTTGCTGCTGCTGTCGGTGCAGGGCCTGGCCCAGATGTCGCTGTACCGGGCGCCGCCTGAAATGGCGCTGGTCGCGCACGAGAAGGGCATTCTGGACAACGGTGCCAATGCTCAGCTCACCGAGGTGCTGGCAGACCAGACCTACTACCGCGACGTGATGCATTCGCGCGACTACATCATGACCCGGTGGGCGAAATGGTTCGATGTGCTCGACATCATCGAAGGCATGGCCGGCAACCAGGACCTGGTGTTGCTGCGCCGTCGCGCAGACTGA
- a CDS encoding SDR family NAD(P)-dependent oxidoreductase: MSDRKRKIVIIGATSAIAEHCARLWVQAEPVDLTLVGRDPGRVARVAGDLQVRSPQSDIRGVQADFLDPLAIRATVDGIARQGPVDIVLIAHGSLPAQTVCQEDLVACREALEINGVSPVLFAEAFASHMALHDQGSLALIGSVAGDRGRRSNYVYGAAKGLIARYAQGLQHRFAGTGVRVVLIEPGPTETPMTAHLKAQGARLADVQEVARQAVAAIEAGKALAYVPGRWRWIMLVIRHLPRAVFNRMKI; this comes from the coding sequence GTGAGCGACCGCAAAAGAAAAATCGTCATCATTGGTGCCACCTCGGCCATCGCCGAACATTGTGCTCGGCTGTGGGTGCAGGCCGAGCCCGTGGACCTGACCCTCGTCGGCCGCGACCCTGGCCGAGTGGCGCGCGTGGCTGGTGATCTGCAGGTGCGCAGTCCGCAGTCCGACATCCGTGGCGTGCAAGCGGATTTTCTCGACCCGCTGGCCATCCGCGCCACGGTCGATGGCATTGCGCGGCAAGGGCCGGTGGACATCGTGCTCATCGCCCATGGCAGCCTCCCCGCGCAGACGGTGTGCCAGGAGGACCTGGTGGCCTGCCGCGAGGCGCTGGAGATCAATGGGGTTTCGCCGGTACTTTTCGCCGAAGCCTTCGCCAGCCACATGGCCCTGCACGATCAGGGTTCCCTGGCACTGATCGGCTCGGTCGCCGGTGACCGGGGGCGCAGGTCCAACTACGTGTACGGCGCGGCCAAGGGCCTGATCGCGCGGTATGCCCAGGGGCTGCAGCACCGTTTTGCCGGCACGGGGGTGCGGGTGGTGCTGATCGAGCCCGGCCCCACCGAAACACCGATGACCGCACACCTCAAGGCACAAGGCGCCCGGCTCGCCGACGTGCAGGAAGTCGCACGCCAAGCGGTCGCCGCCATCGAGGCGGGCAAGGCGCTGGCGTATGTGCCCGGGCGGTGGCGCTGGATCATGTTGGTCATCCGCCATCTGCCGCGTGCCGTCTTCAACCGAATGAAAATCTGA